One Candida dubliniensis CD36 chromosome 1, complete sequence genomic region harbors:
- a CDS encoding conserved hypothetical protein (spliced gene): MCKTEICGICQHKSWTGCGKHVHEIMDVTSKDNWCTCEPLDKDEEVFIEGHGVYPPKAGQGLRRGSGCGYQSSSPK, encoded by the exons ATGTGTAAAACCGAAATTTGCGGAATTTGTC AACATAAATCTTGGACTGGTTGTGGTAAACATGTCCATGAGATAATGGATGTCACTTCTAAAGATAATTGGTGTACTTGCGAACCATTGgataaagatgaagaagtttTCATTGAAGGACATGGGGTTTATCCACCAAAAGCAGGTCAAGGTTTGAGAAGGGGCAGTGGTTGTGGTTACCAGAGTTCATCTccaaaataa
- a CDS encoding NADH-dependent flavin oxidoreductase, putative (Similar to C. albicans OYE98), which yields MENNKTNTIPALFQPLKINDSIKLPNRIGVSPMCMYSSSPTDNQATSFHFVHYGSFAIRGPALIILESTSVSENSGLSIHDLGIWNDDQAYSLRKIVDFIHDQNGICCLQLNHAGRKIGEGIPFQHIQHDWQEHCVGPSTEPFSESHNTPRELTVNEIHSIVEDFANAAWRAVELSKFDAIEIHCANGCVIHQFLSKLTNKRNDKYGGSFENRVRFLLQIIENIKLQTETPIFLKFPMSDNCSDPEAWSTEDALKLADLVIDLGVNVIDVTSGGNVAHCKSRYLLNDDKQIPSQVPLARKLKSHIGDRCLIACSGGLDRDIFKLDEFIANGDFDIALIGKGFLKDTGLISRIADQLQTQFKTAPQYKLALS from the coding sequence ATGGAGAACAACAAGACCAATACTATACCAGCATTATTCCAACCATTGAAAATCAATGACTCGATCAAGTTACCTAATAGAATCGGGGTTTCGCCAATGTGCATGTATTCATCGTCACCGACTGACAATCAAGCCACCctgtttcattttgttcATTATGGATCATTTGCTATTCGTGGACCAGCATTAATCATATTGGAAAGTACCTCTGTGTCTGAGAATTCCGGATTATCTATTCATGATTTAGGTATTTGGAATGATGATCAAGCTTATAGTTTACggaaaattgttgattttattcATGATCAAAATGGAATTTGCTGTCTACAATTGAATCATGCGGGGAGAAAGATTGGTGAAGGGATACCATTCCAACATATACAACATGATTGGCAAGAACATTGTGTGGGCCCATCTACTGAGCCATTTAGTGAGTCGCATAATACACCACGAGAATTGACTGTTAATGAAATACACtcaattgttgaagatTTCGCCAATGCAGCTTGGCGAGCGGTAGaactttcaaaatttgatgCCATTGAAATCCATTGTGCTAATGGATGTGTAATACACCAATTCTTAAGTAAATTGACAAACAAGAGAAATGACAAATACGGGGGCTCGTTTGAAAATAGAGTTAGATTTCTCTTacaaataattgaaaatataaaacTACAGACAGAAacaccaatttttttaaaatttccAATGTCAGACAATTGTAGTGACCCCGAAGCATGGTCTACAGAAGATGCATTGAAATTGGCCGATcttgttattgatttagGAGTAAACGTAATCGACGTTACTTCTGGTGGAAATGTTGCTCATTGCAAATCTAGATATCTATTAAATGACGATAAACAAATACCTTCTCAAGTACCTTTAGCTCGTAAATTGAAGAGCCATATTGGAGATCGATGTTTGATTGCATGTAGTGGAGGATTAGATCGAGACATATTTAAACTTGACGAGTTTATTGCTAATGGTGATTTTGACATTGCATTAATTGGTAAAGGATTTCTTAAAGATACGGGTTTGATTAGCCGTATTGCTGATCAATTGCAAACTCAATTCAAAACTGCTCCTCAATACAAATTGGCTTTATCATAA
- a CDS encoding pre-mRNA splicing factor, putative (Similar to S. cerevisiae CWC2): protein MSRKVSISSLTLSEPMTKPARVQVNPEDIDDLDKTQQVNYHQYNIWYSKSLSNPNDKATTSKSRFRVRILTDEGSTKAKKNAHICLFFSRGYCYLGSKCQYLHRLPRESDNFKPTQDCFGRDKTANYQDDMDGVGSLNKVNCTLYVGGIHIKPNTEQLLVKNFQEFGTVEKVKVLQGKGCAFVTMKTENQAQFAKEAMQNQSLMEGSNEVLYVRWANEDKNPAAQKQEKKRQQKLAYDTVKQLLEQESNKKPRLENKTINIDDESEDEGAVEDDEADDDIDETSVSALTAGVKKNITIRHTDKTRQSNSTSDEKDHNKILQDSLLKDISRMKKKMMHNRKEPYLAKILVNYSSDDEDDE from the coding sequence atGTCTAGAAAAGTTTCTATAAGTTCACTTACATTATCTGAACCAATGACAAAACCAGCAAGAGTACAAGTCAACCCTGAAGATATCGACGATCTCGATAAGACCCAACAAGtgaattatcatcaatataaCATATGGTATTCCAAATCATTGTCGAATCCAAATGATAAAGCCACCACTAGCAAACTGAGATTCCGTGTTCGAATATTGACAGATGAAGGATCCACAAAGGCCAAAAAGAATGCTCATATATGTCTATTTTTCAGTCGAGGATATTGCTACTTAGGCTCAAAATGTCAATATTTGCATCGTCTACCACGGGAATCAGACAATTTTAAACCAACACAAGATTGTTTTGGACGAGATAAAACGGcaaattatcaagatgACATGGACGGTGTGGGATCATTGAATAAAGTAAATTGCACACTATATGTAGGTGGTATACATATCAAACCCAATACTGAGCAATTATTGgttaaaaattttcaagaatttgGCACGGTTGAGAAAGTCAAAGTATTACAGGGCAAAGGCTGTGCATTTGTTACAATGAAAACTGAAAACCAAGCTCAATTTGCTAAAGAAGCAATGCAAAATCAGTCGTTAATGGAAGGTAGTAACGAAGTATTGTATGTGAGATGGGCCAACGAAGATAAAAACCCTGCAGCCCAAAAGcaagagaagaaaagacaacaaaaattggCTTATGATACTGTCAAACAATTACTAGAACAGgaatcaaacaaaaaacccaggttagaaaataaaactataAACATCGATGACGAACTGGAGGATGAAGGTGCCGTTGAAGACGATGAAGCAGACGATGATATCGACGAAACGAGTGTTAGCGCCCTTACAGCTGGagttaagaaaaatataaCAATTCGTCATACTGATAAGACACGACAATCAAATTCTACTTCAGATGAGAAGGACCATAATAAAATACTTCAAGACTCCCTCTTGAAAGATATTTCtagaatgaaaaagaaaatgatgcATAATAGAAAAGAGCCGTATTTGGCCAAAATACTAGTAAATTACTCtagtgatgatgaagatgatgaatgA
- a CDS encoding growth-and/or replication-involved protein, putative (high-copy suppressor of POL1 (DNA polymerase alpha) and partial suppressor of CDC2 (polymerase delta) and CDC6 (pre-RC loading factor) mutations;~Similar to S. cerevisiae PSP1;~Similar to C. albicans PSP1): MSAMNYPDFLNTSNQNGSSSAMSTSKNPQSQDTRERKQPDLYPSGNNYIQNVATNKEYPPQQQQQQQQQQFNNLLLKKLSALDDGSPLDVSSFYTNASLNKDSFNLPAELQGGVSNISSRRPSYAAESFTRNNFYHQPSLNPQSPQLGAQSSNFFNNRKDLSSIAMFNNYAHNHYQHNGDGNFDINDSFSNLNLNTKFNDFQSRRPSQLADFSFSPFGDTRQPQQQPQQHQQQQQQQQQQHQAPNQNPQHQSQSQQPLTGAGNNAPFIAYQNKQTMNSVQNQSMGQGNPIKLENGLMLRDQYIVASPELKSLYMKTIKYFQDQNITADILSKLNNLLTNPVIIKLITFIKNLNNLTFNHKILCLVINKNGKFDLLSYPHNSNIFLQKNDLVIVDGDRGKDLVMIVEPLVNLNFAILFNFLKKLEHLKSLTIIEGHVTKTNGGTHPTTMDASTIINSHSNEDNEFIITLPTKQVLRFATPKEVHKISGKFLEEKKAFITCYNKIKELNLDSDLSLINVEYQCDFKKLIFYYFAGFKRIDFRGLIKELFKIYKTRIWLCAVLPYNKPELYITMDKEDSEPNLVQVDNNLVPREYELTNDQILNFSINEFDNLATPSYFHSKNVLNLIKHMTNEIKGHFYGFNTGKIEGNYQSMKTVDLSDRSRILPNFNPFGDFQ; this comes from the coding sequence ATGTCTGCAATGAATTATCCAGATTTCTTGAATACTAGTAATCAGAACGGAAGCTCATCAGCAATGTCTACAAGTAAAAACCCTCAATCACAAGATACCCGCGAAAGAAAACAACCTGACTTGTACCCCTCAGGCAATAATTACATCCAGAATGTTGCAACCAACAAGGAGTATCCacctcaacaacaacaacaacaacaacaacaacaattcaataacCTTTTGTTAAAAAAGTTATCAGCGTTAGATGATGGTCTGCCGTTAGATGTGTCCAGTTTTTATACTAACGCCTCCCTAAACAAAGACTCGTTCAATTTGCCAGCCGAGTTACAAGGTGGTGTGTCCAATATCTCGTCTCGTAGACCAAGTTACGCTGCTGAATCCTTTACTAGAAATAATTTCTATCATCAACCAAGTTTAAATCCACAATCTCCTCAGCTAGGAGCACAAtcatctaatttttttaacaatAGAAAAGATTTGTCTTCAATAGCCatgtttaataattatgCCCATAACCATTACCAACACAATGGGGATGGCAACTTTGATATAAATGATTCGTTTTCCAACTTGAATCTAAATACTAAATTTAACGACTTCCAATCCAGAAGGCCCAGCCAGTTAGCGGATTTCTCATTCAGCCCCTTTGGTGATACTAGACAACCACAACAGCAACCACAACagcaccaacaacaacagcaacaacagcaacaacaacaccaagcaccaaatcaaaatccACAACACCAACTGCAACTGCAACAACCTTTGACAGGTGCTGGTAATAATGCCCCCTTCATTGCATATCAGAACAAACAGACTATGAATAGTGTGCAAAATCAATCTATGGGTCAAGGAAATCCAATCAAATTGGAAAACGGGTTAATGTTACGAGATCAATACATTGTGGCTTCTCCTGAATTGAAAAGTTTGTATATGAAAACCATCAAGTATTTCCAAGATCAGAATATCACTGCTGacattttatcaaaattgaataactTGTTGACTAATCCAgttataataaaattgattacatttattaagaatttaaacaatCTTACTTTTAACCATAAAATTCTTTGTCTTGTTATCAACAAGAACGggaaatttgatttattgtCTTATCCTCATAATTCTAATATATTTTTACAAAAGAATGATTTGGTTATCGTTGACGGAGATCGTGGAAAAGATTTGGTTATGATCGTTGAACCATTagtgaatttgaattttgcaattttgttcaattttttgaagaaattggaGCATTTGAAGAGTTTAACAATTATTGAGGGACATGTTACCAAAACTAATGGTGGAACTCACCCAACCACTATGGATGcatcaacaataatcaaCTCACACCTGAACGAGGATAATGAGTTTATTATAACTTTACCTACAAAGCAAGTACTTCGTTTTGCGACACCTAAAGAAGTTCATAAGATCAGTGGGAAGTTTcttgaagaaaagaagGCATTTATCACCTGctacaacaaaatcaaagaacTTAATCTTGATTCTGACTTGTCTCTTATAAATGTCGAGTACCAATGTGACTTTAAAAAGTTGATCTTTTACTATTTTGCTGGATTCAAACGTATTGACTTTCGAGGTTTAATAAAAGAGTTGtttaaaatttataaaacaagaatttggTTGTGTGCGGTTTTGCCTTACAACAAACCAGAATTGTACATCACTATGGATAAGGAAGATTCTGAACCCAACTTAGTACAAGTGGATAATAATTTGGTTCCTAGAGAGTACGAGTTGACTAATgatcaaattttgaatttttctaTCAACGAATTTGACAATTTAGCTACCCCCAGCTATTTCCATCTGAAAAATGTactaaatttgataaagcATATGACTAATGAAATTAAGGGTCATTTCTACGGTTTCAATACAGGGAAAATTGAAGGTAATTATCAATCCATGAAAACGGTTGATTTATCAGATCGTAGTAGAATTTTACCAAACTTTAACCCATTTGGAGATTTCCAATAA
- a CDS encoding SUMO-family ubiquitin-like protein, putative (Similar to S. cerevisiae SMT3;~Similar to C. albicans SMT3): MSDTENTGGSPPADAGPKEEKGTHINVKVSDGTQEVFFKVKRNTKFRRLMEAFAKRQGTSPDTMRFLVDGGRVHADQTPEDLDMDDGDTIEAHRAQIGGCL; encoded by the coding sequence ATGTCCGACACTGAAAACACAGGAGGATCACCACCAGCTGATGCAGGCccaaaagaagagaaagGTACACATATAAATGTGAAGGTTTCTGATGGTACACAAGAAGTGTTCTTTAAAGTTAAACGTAATACCAAATTTAGAAGATTAATGGAAGCCTTTGCTAAAAGACAAGGTACATCTCCCGACACCATGCGTTTCTTAGTTGATGGTGGAAGAGTTCATGCTGATCAAACTCCAGAAGATTTAGATATGGATGATGGTGATACTATTGAAGCCCACCGTGCACAAATTGGTGGATGTTTGTAG
- a CDS encoding DEAD/DEAH box helicase, putative (Similar to S. pombe PRP28;~Similar to C. albicans PRP28): protein MFKSFKSADELSEDDESVTPVYIPKAKRAKLEALKAKKSQIASQTSTHKQQSTTKNTTSTTTTNNTNNSKPSNQTKKSTGKKFQFDWDVEEEDTASGFVPLIDMDEELDDPLFSGQESTHWTNKKLEEMTDRDWRIFKEDYNITTKGKNIPNPLRYWHEGLNNDKLVSIISQLGYDEPTSVQRASIPLALMKRDVVGVAETGSGKTLAFLIPVLNYILSIDENYLKYEKISNEPVGLILAPTRELALQITKEAEKFCKKLGYQVLPIIGGHQYQDTINQIDQTGVHLIVATPGRLVDSIERKIIDLSKCYCLVMDEADRMIDMGFEKDLNKILDKLPTEKQLSSTIDGRIFHLEKRSTMMFTATISPTVEKITKKYLIDPGYLYIGGAGEALDNINQSFEFLSSATAEATKLNKLIKIIRSHWRVTENPLIIIFANFKHVCDSLSTELSSNDINNVVIHGSKSQDVREQAITKFRNHESEVLIATDVAARGIDIPNVTLVINYQMVKKFDEYIHRIGRTGRAGNLGESFTFISDQDMEIFTPLKKFLKKGGKRLPDWLYKHQSQTVQE from the coding sequence ATGTTTAAGCTGTTTAAATCAGCAGACGAATTATCAGAAGATGACGAGTCAGTCACCCCTGTGTATATTCCAAAGGCAAAGCGTGCCAAATTAGAAGCATTAAAAGCTAAGAAATCACAAATTGCTTCTCAAACATCAACtcacaaacaacaaagtaCCACCAAAAACACTACTTCTACTACCACTAcaaacaacaccaacaattcaaaaccatcaaaccaaacaaagaaatcaacggggaaaaaatttcaatttgattggGATGTGGAAGAGGAAGATACTGCATCCGGGTTTGTCCCCTTAATAGATATGGATGAAGAACTTGATGACCCATTATTTAGTGGCCAAGAACTGACCCATTGGACCAATAAAAAACTAGAAGAAATGACAGATAGAGATTGGAGAATATTTAAAGAGGATTACAATATCACCACCAAAGGTAAAAACATACCTAATCCTTTAAGGTATTGGCATGAAGGTTTGAATAATGACAAATTggtttcaataatttctcAATTAGGTTATGATGAACCGACTTCAGTTCAAAGAGCAAGTATCCCATTAGCATTAATGAAACGAGACGTTGTGGGAGTAGCTGAAACTGGAAGTGGGAAAACTTTAGCATTTTTAATTCCAGTATTGAATTATATCTTATCgattgatgaaaattatctcaaatatgaaaaaatatcaaatgaaCCAGTAGGGTTGATTTTGGCACCAACAAGAGAATTGGCATTACAAATAACAAAGGAAGcagaaaaattttgtaaaaaaCTCGGATATCAAGTGCTACCGATTATTGGAGGACATCAATATCAAGATAccataaatcaaattgaccAAACTGGGGTCCATTTGATAGTGGCGACACCAGGTAGATTAGTGGATTCGATTGAAAGGAAAATTATTGATCTTAGCAAGTGTTATTGTTTGGTTATGGATGAAGCAGATAGAATGATAGATATGGGATTTGAAAAGGATTTAAATAAGATTTTAGACAAATTGCCCACTGAAAAGCAATTATCACTGACAATAGACGGAAGAATATTTCATTTGGAGAAAAGATCAACAATGATGTTTACTGCAACTATTTCACCAAcagttgaaaaaataactaaaaaatatttgatagATCCGGGTTATCTTTATATTGGTGGAGCAGGAGAAGCTTTAgataatattaatcaactgtttgaatttttgtCCAGCGCAACCGCTGAAGCAACTAAACTCAATAAACTAATAAAGATCATTCGAAGTCACTGGAGAGTTACTGAAAACcctttgattattatttttgcaAATTTCAAGCACGTTTGTGACTCATTATCAACAGAATTATCTAGTAATGATATAAATAACGTTGTCATTCACGGTTCTAAATCTCAAGATGTAAGGGAACAAGCAATCACGAAATTTCGAAATCACGAAAGTGAAGTTTTAATAGCAACCGATGTTGCTGCAAGAGGTATAGATATTCCAAATGTTACTTTGGTGATTAACTATCAAATGGTGAagaaatttgatgaatataTACACAGAATAGGTAGAACTGGTAGAGCTGGCAACTTGGGTGAAAGTTTTACATTTATTTCAGATCAAGATATGGAAATTTTTACTCCcttaaaaaaattcttgaaaaaaGGTGGCAAGAGATTACCGGATTGGTTATACAAGCATCAATCACAAACAGTCCAAGAATGA